One window of Diabrotica undecimpunctata isolate CICGRU chromosome 8, icDiaUnde3, whole genome shotgun sequence genomic DNA carries:
- the LOC140447674 gene encoding uncharacterized protein yields the protein MLKILIVALVLWAGVSCDNDVNNDLSGGILSGSEDIKILFPHLTDLKPTGPPPPSSKPPGPPEPPSPSDIPESRPSKRPRPTQSPPSKRPGPPGPPPSKRPGPPGPPPSRRPRPPGPPPSKRPGPPGPPPSRRPRPPGPPPSKRPGPPGPPPSRRPRPPGPPPSKRPGPPGPPPSRRPRPPGPPPSKRPGPPGPPPSRRPRPPGPPPSKRPGPPGPPPSRRPRPPGPPPSKRPGPPGPPPSRRPRPPGPPPSKRPGPPGPPPSRRPRPPGPPPSKRPGPPGPPPSRRPRPPGPPPSKRPGPPGPPPSRRPRPPGPPPSKRPGPPGPPPSRRPRPPGPPPSKRPGPPGPPPSRRPRPPGPPPSKRPGPPGPPPSRRPRPPGPPPSKRPGPPGPPPSRRPRPPGPPPSKRPGPPGPPPSRRPSS from the exons atgttaaaaatattaattgtggcGCTAGTCCTTTGGGCTGGTGTCAGTTGCGATAATG ATGTCAACAATGATCTAAGTGGCGGTATTTTATCTGGTTCTgaagatattaaaatattatttccaCACTTGACAGACTTAAAACCAACAGGACCACCACCACCCTCTAGTAAACCACCAGGACCACCGGAGCCTCCAAGTCCAAGTGACATACCAGAGTCCCGACCTAGCAAACGTCCCAGACCAACACAGTCACCACCAAGCAAACGTCCCGGGCCACCAGGACCACCACCTAGCAAACGGCCCGGACCACCCGGACCTCCACCAAGCAGACGTCCTAGACCACCAGGCCCTCCACCAAGCAAACGTCCTGGACCACCCGGACCTCCACCAAGTAGACGTCCAAGACCACCAGGCCCTCCACCAAGCAAGCGTCCAGGACCACCGGGACCTCCACCAAGCAGACGCCCAAGACCACCAGGCCCCCCACCAAGTAAACGTCCCGGACCACCCGGACCTCCACCAAGCAGACGTCCTAGACCACCAGGCCCTCCACCAAGCAAACGTCCCGGACCACCCGGACCTCCACCAAGCAGACGTCCGAGACCACCAGGCCCTCCACCAAGCAAGCGTCCAGGACCACCCGGACCTCCACCAAGCAGACGCCCAAGACCACCAGGCCCTCCCCCAAGCAAACGTCCCGGACCACCCGGACCTCCACCAAGCAGACGTCCTAGACCACCAGGCCCTCCACCAAGCAAACGTCCCGGACCACCCGGACCTCCACCAAGCAGACGTCCAAGACCACCAGGCCCTCCACCAAGCAAGCGTCCAGGACCACCCGGACCTCCACCAAGTAGACGCCCAAGACCACCAGGCCCTCCACCAAGCAAACGTCCCGGACCACCCGGTCCTCCACCAAGCAGACGTCCTAGACCACCAGGCCCTCCACCAAGCAAACGTCCCGGACCACCCGGTCCTCCACCAAGCAGACGTCCTAGACCACCAGGCCCTCCACCAAGCAAACGTCCCGGTCCACCCGGACCTCCACCAAGCAGACGTCCAAGACCACCAGGCCCTCCACCAAGCAAGCGTCCAGGACCACCCGGACCTCCACCAAGTAGACGCCCAAGACCACCAGGCCCTCCACCAAGCAAACGTCCCGGACCACCCGGTCCTCCACCAAGCAGACGTCCTAGACCACCAGGTCCTCCACCAAGCAAACGTCCTGGACCACCTGGACCTCCACCAAGCAGACGTCCTAGCTCTTAG